One window from the genome of Cryptomeria japonica chromosome 6, Sugi_1.0, whole genome shotgun sequence encodes:
- the LOC131072194 gene encoding disease resistance protein Roq1-like, producing MEQYKPPTSKLAFQSDKRYHVFLSFRGEDVRKTLVDHLFQALSAAGLHVFIDTEKLKKGEMIGLSLETTIESSAIRIPVFSKGYADSTWCLKEAAAMLSTLGLIIPLFYHMDPTHVRYPVKDSSPYSPSFLKHYGHPDRHPREEVDEWKDALQQICTRSGWSMDITQG from the coding sequence ATGGAACAATACAAGCCCCCCACATCTAAGCTTGCCTTCCAAAGCGATAAGAGGTATCATGTATTTCTGAGTTTTAGGGGAGAAGATGTGAGAAAGACTCTGGTTGATCATCTGTTTCAAGCTCTATCTGCAGCAGGACTGCATGTCTTTATAGACACTGAGAAATTGAAGAAGGGAGAAATGATTGGGTTGAGCTTGGAAACAACGATCGAGAGCAGCGCCATACGCATTCCTGTATTTTCCAAAGGTTATGCAGATTCAACATGGTGTCTCAAGGAGGCCGCTGCAATGTTGAGCACTCTTGGCTTGATCATTCCTCTGTTTTATCATATGGATCCAACTCATGTTAGATATCCTGTCAAGGACTCAAGCCCCTATAGCCCATCATTTCTCAAACATTATGGCCATCCGGATCGACACCCAAGAGAAGAGGTCGATGAGTGGAAGGACGCCCTTCAGCAGATCTGTACTCGCTCAGGATGGTCCATGGATATAACTCAAGGGTAA